One part of the Spirochaetaceae bacterium genome encodes these proteins:
- a CDS encoding HNH endonuclease gives MSGDDDIRAAAFSWLAEQAARHGHVVPRGILQDGFEHRGQRVTFMGQPGIWKPRVLALPLSITTTPSGPYDDSFTEDGFLEYRYRGTDPHHRDNVGLRELCRTRTPLIYFHGVARGRYMPVWPVFIVEDRPHELCCMVAVEAALTLSPAEGSASVMGSDSIIGIRRYITGETRRRLHQTAFRERVLDAYSGCCSLCRLRHRTLLDAAHIVPDGEPQGEPVVPNGLCLCKIHHAAYDSDLIGISPDYTVHVRRDVRDETDGPMLLHGLQELHESRVALPNRRADRPDRDRLAWRYERFRAA, from the coding sequence ATCAGGGCAGCGGCATTCTCCTGGCTCGCCGAACAGGCCGCCCGGCACGGCCACGTGGTGCCGCGAGGGATTCTTCAAGACGGCTTCGAGCACCGCGGACAAAGGGTCACCTTCATGGGACAGCCCGGCATCTGGAAGCCGCGTGTGCTGGCACTCCCGCTGTCCATCACGACGACTCCGTCGGGACCATACGACGACTCCTTTACCGAAGACGGGTTCCTTGAATATCGGTACCGCGGTACGGACCCGCACCATCGGGACAACGTCGGCCTGCGCGAGCTGTGCCGCACCCGCACGCCGTTGATCTACTTTCATGGCGTGGCGCGCGGCCGCTACATGCCGGTATGGCCCGTGTTCATCGTCGAGGATCGCCCGCACGAACTGTGCTGCATGGTGGCGGTCGAGGCGGCTCTCACGCTGAGTCCGGCCGAGGGATCGGCGAGCGTCATGGGATCGGACTCGATCATCGGGATCCGCCGCTACATCACTGGCGAAACCAGGCGCCGCCTCCACCAGACGGCGTTCCGTGAACGCGTGCTCGATGCCTACTCCGGGTGTTGTTCCCTGTGCCGCCTGCGCCATCGCACGCTGCTCGATGCCGCCCACATCGTGCCTGATGGCGAGCCTCAGGGAGAACCGGTCGTCCCGAACGGGTTGTGCCTGTGCAAGATCCACCATGCCGCCTACGACAGCGACCTGATCGGGATCTCACCCGACTACACGGTGCACGTCCGCCGCGACGTACGCGACGAGACCGACGGTCCCATGCTCCTGCACGGCCTGCAGGAACTGCACGAGTCGCGGGTCGCCCTGCCCAACCGCCGAGCGGACCGTCCCGACCGTGACCGACTCGCGTGGCGGTACGAACGCTTCCGCGCCGCGTGA